From a single Vibrio chagasii genomic region:
- a CDS encoding ATP-binding protein — protein MFGFTVNQVIKNDTKMKNLETTRIKVEALQSFNTVSSNAHRWLVLSNDSSEKGQLLLTLQSELDRLSQYGARLKQSDENLNIEPLLTELKNVVMSLTNATQGSGNQALIEKAFGLLKGVLLQLSEYRVALLDEDISQADAMFVHLTNYVFWSQREAWLSYSLYRLPEQKNQYLLSYISALDRQQQLLETFFQSDTSSPSIRQLLNTVSQDEFQDKFATRILEGELSSPEVYEHLKSLEVKKRAISQAISAYTKQLQFDLTNNIALQKRQTLVISFLILAVSGVLLWLGAMISIRLNRNLSMILKGVSECADNDGKPNTIKIEGNDELAEFTETLNRVMERNYLRNQELIAAKEDAVSANKAKSAFLANMSHEIRTPLNGIIGMAEILSQSKLSPNQQEVLGDIESSSHSLLVLLNDILDLSKIESGNLMLSPHNADLREAVYDSVSVILSKAISKDIELDVNIDSQTPPQLFFDEYRVRQVLTNLLSNAIKFTSNGTITTDIAYTPMSMGRGKLECSVSDTGIGIEPEKLESIFEPFTQEDGSITRQFGGTGLGLAICRQLVDLMGGYITARSVKGEGSTFTFCLYVDVVETQVQSFENLNRATIISNSFNYLDQLVKECERLNIKPKVVGSISSLDEEIKESDFVLYCHTLHHSLQSDLAALKEQYPLDRVIVCQHHLFKTNLITESVHSTHTLPFLGRRFLNSLLSLDANEEPVPEAKSEKEEVRPLNRRILIVEDNLMNQKIASFFLEQAGYEYLIASNGQEAVDVITQGAQFDAVLMDCMMPVMDGITATRAIRQWESEQQTTPLPIIALTASVLEEDIKDCFDAGMNAYLPKPYKSHQLYDLFSSLDIV, from the coding sequence ATGTTTGGGTTTACAGTCAACCAAGTGATCAAGAACGATACGAAGATGAAGAATCTTGAAACTACACGAATTAAGGTTGAAGCTCTTCAATCTTTCAACACGGTTTCAAGTAATGCACATCGATGGTTAGTTCTGTCTAATGACTCTTCTGAGAAAGGCCAGTTGCTTTTAACCCTGCAATCAGAATTGGATAGGCTTTCTCAGTACGGGGCTCGATTAAAGCAGTCTGATGAAAACCTGAATATTGAGCCTCTGCTGACCGAATTGAAGAATGTGGTAATGAGCCTGACTAATGCGACGCAAGGTTCTGGCAATCAGGCGTTAATCGAGAAGGCTTTCGGATTATTAAAAGGCGTGTTGCTTCAGTTATCCGAATATCGGGTGGCTTTATTGGATGAAGATATTAGCCAAGCTGATGCGATGTTCGTCCACCTCACTAACTACGTGTTTTGGAGCCAGCGAGAAGCATGGTTGAGCTACAGCTTGTACCGCTTGCCTGAGCAAAAAAATCAATATCTTCTGAGTTACATTAGTGCGTTAGATCGACAGCAGCAGTTATTAGAGACCTTTTTCCAATCGGATACGAGCTCTCCAAGTATTAGGCAACTTCTCAACACAGTTTCCCAAGATGAGTTTCAAGACAAGTTCGCAACACGAATCCTCGAAGGAGAACTTTCATCGCCCGAAGTGTATGAACACCTAAAAAGTTTAGAGGTCAAAAAGCGAGCCATTTCTCAAGCGATCAGTGCTTACACCAAGCAATTGCAGTTTGATTTAACAAACAATATTGCGTTGCAGAAAAGACAAACTTTAGTGATCTCGTTCTTGATCCTTGCTGTTTCGGGTGTGTTGTTGTGGTTGGGGGCCATGATCTCTATACGCTTGAACAGAAATCTATCAATGATCTTGAAGGGCGTTTCAGAGTGCGCTGATAACGATGGCAAGCCGAACACCATAAAAATTGAGGGCAATGACGAGCTAGCAGAGTTTACTGAAACCTTAAATAGGGTGATGGAACGTAACTACCTACGTAATCAAGAGCTTATTGCAGCCAAAGAAGATGCCGTATCAGCTAATAAGGCGAAAAGTGCATTCCTCGCCAATATGTCTCATGAGATCCGAACTCCCTTAAATGGGATCATTGGTATGGCAGAGATTTTATCGCAGAGTAAGCTGAGTCCTAACCAACAAGAGGTGCTTGGGGATATTGAGTCATCATCGCACTCATTACTGGTGCTGCTGAATGACATTCTCGACTTGTCTAAGATTGAGTCGGGTAACCTCATGCTCTCTCCACACAATGCTGACTTACGTGAAGCCGTCTATGACTCTGTAAGCGTGATTTTATCTAAGGCGATCAGTAAAGACATTGAGCTCGATGTAAACATTGATTCTCAAACACCACCGCAACTATTCTTCGATGAGTATCGTGTTAGGCAGGTGCTGACGAACTTATTGTCGAATGCTATCAAGTTCACCTCTAACGGTACCATCACAACGGACATCGCCTATACGCCAATGTCGATGGGTAGAGGTAAACTCGAGTGCAGTGTTTCGGATACAGGCATTGGTATTGAACCAGAGAAACTAGAGTCCATATTTGAGCCCTTTACTCAAGAGGATGGCAGTATCACGCGTCAGTTTGGTGGCACAGGGCTTGGGTTAGCAATCTGTAGGCAGCTTGTCGACTTAATGGGTGGATACATCACTGCCCGTTCAGTAAAAGGTGAAGGCTCTACGTTTACGTTTTGTCTGTATGTCGATGTAGTCGAGACGCAAGTTCAAAGCTTTGAAAATTTAAATCGTGCGACGATCATTTCCAACTCTTTTAATTATCTCGATCAACTAGTCAAAGAGTGTGAGCGCCTCAATATAAAACCCAAGGTTGTTGGATCGATCTCGTCTTTAGACGAAGAGATCAAAGAGAGCGACTTTGTTCTATATTGCCATACCTTACATCACTCACTGCAGAGTGATTTAGCGGCGTTGAAAGAACAGTACCCGTTAGACCGCGTGATTGTTTGTCAGCACCACTTATTCAAAACTAATCTGATTACAGAATCCGTTCATTCAACTCATACACTGCCATTCTTGGGACGGCGTTTCTTGAATAGTCTATTGTCACTTGATGCGAATGAAGAGCCAGTACCTGAAGCCAAATCAGAAAAAGAAGAAGTGCGTCCTCTGAATCGACGTATCTTGATTGTCGAAGATAACTTGATGAATCAGAAGATAGCGAGCTTCTTTCTTGAACAAGCAGGCTACGAGTATCTAATTGCTAGTAATGGACAAGAGGCGGTGGATGTTATTACTCAGGGCGCGCAATTTGACGCCGTGTTGATGGATTGCATGATGCCAGTCATGGATGGGATAACTGCGACCAGAGCAATCCGACAGTGGGAGAGCGAGCAACAAACGACTCCACTACCAATTATTGCCTTAACCGCAAGTGTGTTAGAAGAAGACATCAAAGATTGCTTTGATGCAGGCATGAATGCGTATTTACCTAAGCCTTATAAATCTCACCAACTCTACGACCTGTTTAGCAGCCTTGATATCGTCTAA
- a CDS encoding DUF496 family protein, with protein MSSVFEIVNQARRKNKLKRELLDNEKKVRDNRKRVDLLDNLLDYIKPEMTHDEILGIIKNMKADYEDRVDDHIIKSAEISKARRDISRRIRELTEEDKQIQGKK; from the coding sequence ATGAGCAGCGTATTTGAAATTGTTAACCAAGCACGACGTAAGAACAAACTTAAGCGTGAACTGCTAGACAACGAAAAGAAAGTTCGTGACAACCGTAAGCGTGTCGACCTTCTTGATAACCTACTTGATTACATCAAGCCAGAGATGACTCACGATGAGATTCTAGGCATCATCAAAAACATGAAAGCTGACTACGAAGATCGTGTTGATGACCACATCATCAAGAGCGCAGAGATTTCTAAAGCTCGTCGCGACATCAGCCGTCGTATCCGTGAGCTGACAGAAGAAGACAAGCAAATCCAGGGTAAGAAGTAA